A single window of Vigna unguiculata cultivar IT97K-499-35 chromosome 1, ASM411807v1, whole genome shotgun sequence DNA harbors:
- the LOC114174928 gene encoding lipid droplet-associated hydrolase isoform X5, whose amino-acid sequence MFAGLGGWTARSFAHSVLLPSLASSRTRFRAKCLVNYSMTVNDNLLSKPIRRANFRLCNVSGHISEVFEIRAEAPKLHVLLVPGNPGVVLFYKDFVEFLYELLEGTASVTAIGHVSHSRKDLEHGRMFSLQEQIDHKVGHSIGSYISIEMFKKSPEKVKYCIGLYPFLTLNLQSTKQLFIGKIAKSQVLAAALSYLIASLGWLPVQALRFVVRKSLGKSWSVNAVEAACSHLSQYHTMRNVLYMAMTEFREFSEAPPDWTFMRERKAQLTFLFGVDDHWGPLDLLEEISKQVPGIGVSIERENHTHGFCCTEAGSLWVAQHVANCIKKQTACTNQ is encoded by the exons ATGTTTGCTGGCCTAGGTGGTTGGACTGCTCGATCTTTCGCACACTCCGTGCTGTTGCCTTCCCTCGCTTCCTCCAG GACAAGGTTTAGGGCCAAGTGTTTGGTTAATTACAGCATGACTGTGAACGATAACTTGCTTTCCAAACCTATAAGACGTGCTAATTTTCGATTATGCAATGTGTCAGG TCACATTTCTGAAGTATTTGAGATTCGGGCTGAGGCTCCTAAACTGCATGTTCTGCTTGTTCCTGGAAACCCAG GTGTTGTTTTATTCTACAAAGACTTTGTGGAATTTCTATATGAGCTGCTGGAGGGAACTGCGTCTGTGACTG CTATCGGCCATGTTTCTCACTCAAGAAAG GACTTGGAACATGGACGCATGTTTTCTTTACAAGAACAAATTGATCACAAG GTTGGGCACTCTATTGGTTCATACATATCTATTGAAATGTTCAAGAAGTCTCCAGAGAAG GTGAAATATTGTATTGGACTTTATCCATTTTTGACGTTAAACCTGCAATCGACAAAACAGTTGTTTATTGGAAAAATTGCAAA ATCCCAAGTTCTAGCTGCTGCTCTTAGTTACCTGATAGCATCATTAGGATGGCTACCTGTCCAGGCTTTAAGGTTTGTGGTCAGAAAATCCCTTGGGAAGTCATGGTCGGTCAATGCAGTTGAGGCTGCATGCTCCCACTTGTCACAG TACCATACCATGCGGAATGTCCTGTATATGGCCATGACAGAATTCAGAGAG TTTTCAGAGGCACCACCAGATTGGACATTTATGAGAGAAAGGAAGGCTCAGTTGACGTTTTTATTTGGTGTCGACGATCACTGGGGCCCACTTGATTTGCTTGAAGAG ATTTCAAAGCAGGTTCCCGGGATTGGCGTATCTATTGAACGAGAAAACCACACCCATGGTTTCTGTTGCACTGAGGCCGGTTCATTATGGGTTGCTCAGCATGTGGCAAACTGTATCAAGAAGCAGACAGCTTGTACAAACCAATGA
- the LOC114174928 gene encoding lipid droplet-associated hydrolase isoform X6 produces MTRFRAKCLVNYSMTVNDNLLSKPIRRANFRLCNVSGHISEVFEIRAEAPKLHVLLVPGNPGVVLFYKDFVEFLYELLEGTASVTAAIGHVSHSRKDLEHGRMFSLQEQIDHKIDFIRQELQNIEIPILLVGHSIGSYISIEMFKKSPEKVKYCIGLYPFLTLNLQSTKQLFIGKIAKSQVLAAALSYLIASLGWLPVQALRFVVRKSLGKSWSVNAVEAACSHLSQYHTMRNVLYMAMTEFREFSEAPPDWTFMRERKAQLTFLFGVDDHWGPLDLLEEISKQVPGIGVSIERENHTHGFCCTEAGSLWVAQHVANCIKKQTACTNQ; encoded by the exons AT GACAAGGTTTAGGGCCAAGTGTTTGGTTAATTACAGCATGACTGTGAACGATAACTTGCTTTCCAAACCTATAAGACGTGCTAATTTTCGATTATGCAATGTGTCAGG TCACATTTCTGAAGTATTTGAGATTCGGGCTGAGGCTCCTAAACTGCATGTTCTGCTTGTTCCTGGAAACCCAG GTGTTGTTTTATTCTACAAAGACTTTGTGGAATTTCTATATGAGCTGCTGGAGGGAACTGCGTCTGTGACTG CAGCTATCGGCCATGTTTCTCACTCAAGAAAG GACTTGGAACATGGACGCATGTTTTCTTTACAAGAACAAATTGATCACAAG ATTGACTTCATCAGACAGGAATTGCAAAATATTGAGATTCCTATATTACTG GTTGGGCACTCTATTGGTTCATACATATCTATTGAAATGTTCAAGAAGTCTCCAGAGAAG GTGAAATATTGTATTGGACTTTATCCATTTTTGACGTTAAACCTGCAATCGACAAAACAGTTGTTTATTGGAAAAATTGCAAA ATCCCAAGTTCTAGCTGCTGCTCTTAGTTACCTGATAGCATCATTAGGATGGCTACCTGTCCAGGCTTTAAGGTTTGTGGTCAGAAAATCCCTTGGGAAGTCATGGTCGGTCAATGCAGTTGAGGCTGCATGCTCCCACTTGTCACAG TACCATACCATGCGGAATGTCCTGTATATGGCCATGACAGAATTCAGAGAG TTTTCAGAGGCACCACCAGATTGGACATTTATGAGAGAAAGGAAGGCTCAGTTGACGTTTTTATTTGGTGTCGACGATCACTGGGGCCCACTTGATTTGCTTGAAGAG ATTTCAAAGCAGGTTCCCGGGATTGGCGTATCTATTGAACGAGAAAACCACACCCATGGTTTCTGTTGCACTGAGGCCGGTTCATTATGGGTTGCTCAGCATGTGGCAAACTGTATCAAGAAGCAGACAGCTTGTACAAACCAATGA
- the LOC114174928 gene encoding lipid droplet-associated hydrolase isoform X2: MFAGLGGWTARSFAHSVLLPSLASSRTRFRAKCLVNYSMTVNDNLLSKPIRRANFRLCNVSGHISEVFEIRAEAPKLHVLLVPGNPGVVLFYKDFVEFLYELLEGTASVTAIGHVSHSRKDLEHGRMFSLQEQIDHKIDFIRQELQNIEIPILLVGHSIGSYISIEMFKKSPEKVKYCIGLYPFLTLNLQSTKQLFIGKIAKSQVLAAALSYLIASLGWLPVQALRFVVRKSLGKSWSVNAVEAACSHLSQYHTMRNVLYMAMTEFREFSEAPPDWTFMRERKAQLTFLFGVDDHWGPLDLLEEISKQVPGIGVSIERENHTHGFCCTEAGSLWVAQHVANCIKKQTACTNQ; this comes from the exons ATGTTTGCTGGCCTAGGTGGTTGGACTGCTCGATCTTTCGCACACTCCGTGCTGTTGCCTTCCCTCGCTTCCTCCAG GACAAGGTTTAGGGCCAAGTGTTTGGTTAATTACAGCATGACTGTGAACGATAACTTGCTTTCCAAACCTATAAGACGTGCTAATTTTCGATTATGCAATGTGTCAGG TCACATTTCTGAAGTATTTGAGATTCGGGCTGAGGCTCCTAAACTGCATGTTCTGCTTGTTCCTGGAAACCCAG GTGTTGTTTTATTCTACAAAGACTTTGTGGAATTTCTATATGAGCTGCTGGAGGGAACTGCGTCTGTGACTG CTATCGGCCATGTTTCTCACTCAAGAAAG GACTTGGAACATGGACGCATGTTTTCTTTACAAGAACAAATTGATCACAAG ATTGACTTCATCAGACAGGAATTGCAAAATATTGAGATTCCTATATTACTG GTTGGGCACTCTATTGGTTCATACATATCTATTGAAATGTTCAAGAAGTCTCCAGAGAAG GTGAAATATTGTATTGGACTTTATCCATTTTTGACGTTAAACCTGCAATCGACAAAACAGTTGTTTATTGGAAAAATTGCAAA ATCCCAAGTTCTAGCTGCTGCTCTTAGTTACCTGATAGCATCATTAGGATGGCTACCTGTCCAGGCTTTAAGGTTTGTGGTCAGAAAATCCCTTGGGAAGTCATGGTCGGTCAATGCAGTTGAGGCTGCATGCTCCCACTTGTCACAG TACCATACCATGCGGAATGTCCTGTATATGGCCATGACAGAATTCAGAGAG TTTTCAGAGGCACCACCAGATTGGACATTTATGAGAGAAAGGAAGGCTCAGTTGACGTTTTTATTTGGTGTCGACGATCACTGGGGCCCACTTGATTTGCTTGAAGAG ATTTCAAAGCAGGTTCCCGGGATTGGCGTATCTATTGAACGAGAAAACCACACCCATGGTTTCTGTTGCACTGAGGCCGGTTCATTATGGGTTGCTCAGCATGTGGCAAACTGTATCAAGAAGCAGACAGCTTGTACAAACCAATGA
- the LOC114174928 gene encoding lipid droplet-associated hydrolase isoform X3, with translation MFAGLGGWTARSFAHSVLLPSLASSRTRFRAKCLVNYSMTVNDNLLSKPIRRANFRLCNVSGHISEVFEIRAEAPKLHVLLVPGNPGVVLFYKDFVEFLYELLEGTASVTAAIGHVSHSRKDLEHGRMFSLQEQIDHKVGHSIGSYISIEMFKKSPEKVKYCIGLYPFLTLNLQSTKQLFIGKIAKSQVLAAALSYLIASLGWLPVQALRFVVRKSLGKSWSVNAVEAACSHLSQYHTMRNVLYMAMTEFREFSEAPPDWTFMRERKAQLTFLFGVDDHWGPLDLLEEISKQVPGIGVSIERENHTHGFCCTEAGSLWVAQHVANCIKKQTACTNQ, from the exons ATGTTTGCTGGCCTAGGTGGTTGGACTGCTCGATCTTTCGCACACTCCGTGCTGTTGCCTTCCCTCGCTTCCTCCAG GACAAGGTTTAGGGCCAAGTGTTTGGTTAATTACAGCATGACTGTGAACGATAACTTGCTTTCCAAACCTATAAGACGTGCTAATTTTCGATTATGCAATGTGTCAGG TCACATTTCTGAAGTATTTGAGATTCGGGCTGAGGCTCCTAAACTGCATGTTCTGCTTGTTCCTGGAAACCCAG GTGTTGTTTTATTCTACAAAGACTTTGTGGAATTTCTATATGAGCTGCTGGAGGGAACTGCGTCTGTGACTG CAGCTATCGGCCATGTTTCTCACTCAAGAAAG GACTTGGAACATGGACGCATGTTTTCTTTACAAGAACAAATTGATCACAAG GTTGGGCACTCTATTGGTTCATACATATCTATTGAAATGTTCAAGAAGTCTCCAGAGAAG GTGAAATATTGTATTGGACTTTATCCATTTTTGACGTTAAACCTGCAATCGACAAAACAGTTGTTTATTGGAAAAATTGCAAA ATCCCAAGTTCTAGCTGCTGCTCTTAGTTACCTGATAGCATCATTAGGATGGCTACCTGTCCAGGCTTTAAGGTTTGTGGTCAGAAAATCCCTTGGGAAGTCATGGTCGGTCAATGCAGTTGAGGCTGCATGCTCCCACTTGTCACAG TACCATACCATGCGGAATGTCCTGTATATGGCCATGACAGAATTCAGAGAG TTTTCAGAGGCACCACCAGATTGGACATTTATGAGAGAAAGGAAGGCTCAGTTGACGTTTTTATTTGGTGTCGACGATCACTGGGGCCCACTTGATTTGCTTGAAGAG ATTTCAAAGCAGGTTCCCGGGATTGGCGTATCTATTGAACGAGAAAACCACACCCATGGTTTCTGTTGCACTGAGGCCGGTTCATTATGGGTTGCTCAGCATGTGGCAAACTGTATCAAGAAGCAGACAGCTTGTACAAACCAATGA
- the LOC114174928 gene encoding lipid droplet-associated hydrolase isoform X4 — protein sequence MFAGLGGWTARSFAHSVLLPSLASSRTRFRAKCLVNYSMTVNDNLLSKPIRRANFRLCNVSGHISEVFEIRAEAPKLHVLLVPGNPGVVLFYKDFVEFLYELLEGTASVTAAIGHVSHSRKDLEHGRMFSLQEQIDHKIDFIRQELQNIEIPILLVGHSIGSYISIEMFKKSPEKVKYCIGLYPFLTLNLQSTKQLFIGKIAKSQVLAAALSYLIASLGWLPVQALRFVVRKSLGKSWSVNAVEAACSHLSQFSEAPPDWTFMRERKAQLTFLFGVDDHWGPLDLLEEISKQVPGIGVSIERENHTHGFCCTEAGSLWVAQHVANCIKKQTACTNQ from the exons ATGTTTGCTGGCCTAGGTGGTTGGACTGCTCGATCTTTCGCACACTCCGTGCTGTTGCCTTCCCTCGCTTCCTCCAG GACAAGGTTTAGGGCCAAGTGTTTGGTTAATTACAGCATGACTGTGAACGATAACTTGCTTTCCAAACCTATAAGACGTGCTAATTTTCGATTATGCAATGTGTCAGG TCACATTTCTGAAGTATTTGAGATTCGGGCTGAGGCTCCTAAACTGCATGTTCTGCTTGTTCCTGGAAACCCAG GTGTTGTTTTATTCTACAAAGACTTTGTGGAATTTCTATATGAGCTGCTGGAGGGAACTGCGTCTGTGACTG CAGCTATCGGCCATGTTTCTCACTCAAGAAAG GACTTGGAACATGGACGCATGTTTTCTTTACAAGAACAAATTGATCACAAG ATTGACTTCATCAGACAGGAATTGCAAAATATTGAGATTCCTATATTACTG GTTGGGCACTCTATTGGTTCATACATATCTATTGAAATGTTCAAGAAGTCTCCAGAGAAG GTGAAATATTGTATTGGACTTTATCCATTTTTGACGTTAAACCTGCAATCGACAAAACAGTTGTTTATTGGAAAAATTGCAAA ATCCCAAGTTCTAGCTGCTGCTCTTAGTTACCTGATAGCATCATTAGGATGGCTACCTGTCCAGGCTTTAAGGTTTGTGGTCAGAAAATCCCTTGGGAAGTCATGGTCGGTCAATGCAGTTGAGGCTGCATGCTCCCACTTGTCACAG TTTTCAGAGGCACCACCAGATTGGACATTTATGAGAGAAAGGAAGGCTCAGTTGACGTTTTTATTTGGTGTCGACGATCACTGGGGCCCACTTGATTTGCTTGAAGAG ATTTCAAAGCAGGTTCCCGGGATTGGCGTATCTATTGAACGAGAAAACCACACCCATGGTTTCTGTTGCACTGAGGCCGGTTCATTATGGGTTGCTCAGCATGTGGCAAACTGTATCAAGAAGCAGACAGCTTGTACAAACCAATGA
- the LOC114174928 gene encoding lipid droplet-associated hydrolase isoform X1: protein MFAGLGGWTARSFAHSVLLPSLASSRTRFRAKCLVNYSMTVNDNLLSKPIRRANFRLCNVSGHISEVFEIRAEAPKLHVLLVPGNPGVVLFYKDFVEFLYELLEGTASVTAAIGHVSHSRKDLEHGRMFSLQEQIDHKIDFIRQELQNIEIPILLVGHSIGSYISIEMFKKSPEKVKYCIGLYPFLTLNLQSTKQLFIGKIAKSQVLAAALSYLIASLGWLPVQALRFVVRKSLGKSWSVNAVEAACSHLSQYHTMRNVLYMAMTEFREFSEAPPDWTFMRERKAQLTFLFGVDDHWGPLDLLEEISKQVPGIGVSIERENHTHGFCCTEAGSLWVAQHVANCIKKQTACTNQ from the exons ATGTTTGCTGGCCTAGGTGGTTGGACTGCTCGATCTTTCGCACACTCCGTGCTGTTGCCTTCCCTCGCTTCCTCCAG GACAAGGTTTAGGGCCAAGTGTTTGGTTAATTACAGCATGACTGTGAACGATAACTTGCTTTCCAAACCTATAAGACGTGCTAATTTTCGATTATGCAATGTGTCAGG TCACATTTCTGAAGTATTTGAGATTCGGGCTGAGGCTCCTAAACTGCATGTTCTGCTTGTTCCTGGAAACCCAG GTGTTGTTTTATTCTACAAAGACTTTGTGGAATTTCTATATGAGCTGCTGGAGGGAACTGCGTCTGTGACTG CAGCTATCGGCCATGTTTCTCACTCAAGAAAG GACTTGGAACATGGACGCATGTTTTCTTTACAAGAACAAATTGATCACAAG ATTGACTTCATCAGACAGGAATTGCAAAATATTGAGATTCCTATATTACTG GTTGGGCACTCTATTGGTTCATACATATCTATTGAAATGTTCAAGAAGTCTCCAGAGAAG GTGAAATATTGTATTGGACTTTATCCATTTTTGACGTTAAACCTGCAATCGACAAAACAGTTGTTTATTGGAAAAATTGCAAA ATCCCAAGTTCTAGCTGCTGCTCTTAGTTACCTGATAGCATCATTAGGATGGCTACCTGTCCAGGCTTTAAGGTTTGTGGTCAGAAAATCCCTTGGGAAGTCATGGTCGGTCAATGCAGTTGAGGCTGCATGCTCCCACTTGTCACAG TACCATACCATGCGGAATGTCCTGTATATGGCCATGACAGAATTCAGAGAG TTTTCAGAGGCACCACCAGATTGGACATTTATGAGAGAAAGGAAGGCTCAGTTGACGTTTTTATTTGGTGTCGACGATCACTGGGGCCCACTTGATTTGCTTGAAGAG ATTTCAAAGCAGGTTCCCGGGATTGGCGTATCTATTGAACGAGAAAACCACACCCATGGTTTCTGTTGCACTGAGGCCGGTTCATTATGGGTTGCTCAGCATGTGGCAAACTGTATCAAGAAGCAGACAGCTTGTACAAACCAATGA